The Daucus carota subsp. sativus chromosome 2, DH1 v3.0, whole genome shotgun sequence genome includes a window with the following:
- the LOC108207213 gene encoding disease resistance protein RUN1-like: METWYNQNCCYRSKVVLIWVLPILTILAIIAIITGRVSTKKHCRSSKDKATNLQLTVPYCSSSSSSSPPTWDVFLSFYGKDTRGNFTSHLYFALDKAGILTFKDDHALEKGQEISFSLLNAIRNAKMFIVVLSENYAQSPWCLDELAEIIRCKRTKKQVLPVFYYVDPSDIRHQYGSFGKALDGHKQCYSIDVIEKWKSALSEIAQLSGYHLRKEAHENESDTIQEIVGNVVKQESNAVSQFENYLFGIDSAVEDIHQKLRLEADDVRVIGICGMGGIGKTTIAKAFYNSYFNKFDISSFNENVKQYPHGGSSLLPSLEQLLIDLFRKKDSKVPDIGSRIRKLKQILYSKKALIVLDDLDQSNYTELLANLGNFISAGSRIVITTRDASLLTKLKAVMLVDIYMVKTLGKVDSLELFSYHAFRKPVPPENFRELCLSFVTYAGGLPLALKVLGSSLLERNYDFWKAKLEKVQQIPENDIQKILKLSYDELDDETEKEIFLDIAFFFVGEDRDDAACVFKSCGFFPEVGIPILVEKCLLKINTNNKFEMHNLIQDMGKKLGRSTRLFLRGNAWKDLQNLEVIKMKTLL, encoded by the exons ATGGAGACCTGGTATAATCAAAATTGCTGTTATCGTTCAAAAGTTGTTTTGATTTGGGTTCTGCCTATACTCACTATACTTGCCATAATTGCCATCATCACGGGTAGAGTTTCCACTAAGAAGCACTGTCGTTCTTCCAAGGATAAAGCTACCAATCTCCAATTAACTGTCCCTTAttgttcttcctcttcttcttcgtcTCCACCTACTTGGGATGTGTTCTTGAGCTTCTACGGTAAGGACACTCGTGGAAACTTTACTTCACATCTTTACTTTGCTTTGGATAAAGCTGGAATTCTAACATTCAAAGATGATCATGCACTCGAAAAGGGCCAAGAAATATCCTTCAGTCTACTGAATGCAATTAGGAATGCAAAGATGTTTATCGTTGTTCTTTCAGAGAACTATGCTCAGTCACCATGGTGCCTTGACGAGCTTGCAGAGATCATTCGTTGCAAGAGAACAAAAAAACAGGTTTTACCTGTATTTTACTATGTTGATCCATCAGATATTCGGCACCAGTATGGGAGTTTTGGGAAAGCTCTTGATGGTCATAAGCAGTGTTATTCCATTGATGTTATTGAGAAGTGGAAATCAGCACTTTCTGAAATCGCTCAACTTTCAGGGTACCATCTCAGAAAAGAAGCGCATGA GAATGAATCAGACACTATTCAAGAAATTGTGGGGAATGTGGTCAAACAGGAATCTAATGCAGTATCACAATTTGAAAATTATCTATTTGGGATAGATTCTGCTGTTGAAGACATACATCAAAAGCTGAGACTAGAGGCTGATGATGTACGTGTCATTGGTATATGTGGAATGGGTGGAATCGGGAAAACTACAATTGCTAAAGCTTTCTACAATAGTTATTTCAACAAATTTGATATTAGCAGCTTTAATGAAAATGTTAAACAGTATCCACATGGAGGTAGTTCTCTACTTCCTTCACTTGAGCAACTCCTGATTGATCTTTTCAGAAAGAAGGATTCTAAGGTTCCTGATATTGGAAGTAGAATAAGGAAATTAAAACAAATTCTTTATTCTAAGAAAGCTCTCATCGTTCTGGATGATTTGGACCAATCAAATTACACAGAATTGCTAGCAAACCTTGGTAACTTCATTTCAGCTGGAAGTAGAATTGTTATAACGACAAGAGATGCAAGCCTCCTAACTAAATTAAAAGCGGTTATGTTAGTAGATATATACATGGTGAAGACATTAGGAAAAGTTGATTCATTGGAGCTCTTTAGCTATCATGCCTTCAGGAAACCAGTGCCGCCTGAAAATTTCAGGGAGCTCTGCCTAAGCTTTGTTACTTATGCTGGAGGTCTTCCATTAGCTCTCAAGGTGCTGGGTTCATCTTTACTTGAAAGGAATTATGACTTCTGGAAAGCCAAACTTgaaaaagttcaacaaattcCAGAGAATGATATACAAAAAATCCTTAAACTGAGTTATGATGAATTAGACGATGAGACAGAGAAGGAAATTTTCTTGGATATTGCATTCTTCTTCGTTGGAGAGGACAGAGATGATGCTGCTTGTGTATTTAAATCTTGTGGCTTCTTCCCGGAAGTTGGAATACCAATTTTAGTGGAGAAATGTCTACTCAaaattaatacaaataataagttTGAGATGCATAATCTTATCCAAGACATGGGAAAGAAACTTGGAAGGAGCACACGCTTGTTCTTGCGAGGAAATGCATGGAAGGATTTGCAAAATCTAGAGGTAATCAAAATGAAAACACTATTATAG
- the LOC135150124 gene encoding disease resistance protein RPV1-like, with product MTISLFERMPNLRLLRLINARDIKGNFSNLFPKLRCIRWHSCPWTHIPSTFHPQNLVSMDMPMGRFKILWKGPVPIKQLNHLSCLYLSQCRDLKRLPEQLGDMKTLQKIDASFTAIKKLPESITHLKDLIELNLRFCKKLKKFPEQFGELKGLKKLNAGHSAIEQLPDSITQLKELLTLYLFGCKKLRKLPEQIGNMQGLRTFHASNSALEQLPDSFSCLINLERLYLSECKNLANLPNSIWQLKSLKVLHLESYSSLVQLPEHSGMVQCSQDLHAYRTSKEEVPPDSTGQLRRLQVLGLGCKKLEFVP from the exons ATGACTATCTCATTGTTCGAAAGAATGCCAAATTTGCGATTACTTCGATTAATCAATGCACGTGATATTAAAGGaaattttagtaatttatttCCTAAATTAAGGTGCATTAGATGGCATTCTTGTCCGTGGACGCATATACCTTCCACATTTCATCCACAAAATCTCGTCTCTATGGATATGCCGATGGGTAGATTCAAGATACTGTGGAAGGGGCCAGTG CCTATCAAACAATTGAACCATCTGAGTTGTTTGTATCTGAGCCAATGCCGTGATTTAAAACGGCTACCAGAGCAATTAGGTGATATGAAGACCTTACAGAAGATTGATGCAAGTTTTACTGCAATTAAGAAACTGCCAGAATCAATTACTCACCTCAAGGATTTGATTGAGTTGAACTTGAGATTTTGCAAGAAGCTTAAAAAGTTTCCTGAGCAATTTGGGGAGCTCAAAGGATTAAAGAAGCTTAATGCAGGTCATTCTGCAATTGAACAACTTCCGGACTCTATTACTCAACTGAAGGAATTGCTTACGTTGTACTTGTTCGGTTGCAAGAAGCTTAGAAAGCTACCTGAGCAAATTGGGAATATGCAAGGGTTAAGGACATTTCATGCAAGTAATAGTGCACTTGAACAACTTCCAGATTCGTTTTCATGCCTAATTAATTTGGAGAGACTATACTTGTCTGAATGCAAGAACCTTGCAAATCTTCCGAATAGCATATGGCAGCTCAAGTCACTTAAAGTGCTACACCTGGAGTCCTATTCAAGTCTGGTGCAGTTGCCTGAGCACTCGGGGATGGTGCAATGTTCACAAGATCTGCATGCATATCGCACATCAAAGGAAGAAGTTCCTCCAGATTCGACTGGACAGCTGCGCAGGTTACAAGTTTTGGGTTTAGGATGCAAGAAGCTTGAATTTGTACCTTAA